From the Prunus dulcis chromosome 4, ALMONDv2, whole genome shotgun sequence genome, one window contains:
- the LOC117625093 gene encoding putative anthocyanidin reductase, translated as MEGLEGKRKGAMATYCVTGATGFIGSWLVNTLLERGHMVHATVRDPAKCLHLLSLWTNTDRLRLFQTDLGEEGSFDEAVKGCDGVFHVAASMEFSVTVEENIESYVQSNIIEPAIKGTLDLLKSCLNSGTVKRVVLTSSISTLTAKDSKGNARAVVDESCQTPVDQVLSEKANGWVYVLSKILTEEAAFRFANENDINLVSVITSTVGGPFLTSKVPSSIQVLLSPITGDSEFHGILSAVNARMGSIALVHVEDICSAHIFLMEHAKAEGPYICAAQSYPISELVKYLAQAYPCSNSNRFMEEEINDVVPSEISSKKLTDLGFSFKHGLEDIIHQTITTCLGYGFLPPL; from the exons ATGGAGGGTTTGGAGGGCAAGAGAAAGGGAGCTATGGCAACTTACTGTGTGACAGGAGCCACTGGTTTTATAGGGTCTTGGCTGGTGAACACCCTCTTGGAAAGAGGCCACATGGTTCATGCCACAGTTCGTGATCCTG CCAAGTGTTTGCACCTATTATCATTGTGGACGAACACTGACCGGTTGAGATTGTTCCAAACTGATTTGGGAGAGGAAGGAAGCTTCGACGAGGCTGTGAAGGGCTGTGATGGTGTATTTCATGTTGCAGCATCAATGGAATTCAGTGTTACTGTAGAAGAAAACATTG AGAGTTATGTGCAATCAAATATCATTGAACCTGCAATCAAAGGAACCTTGGATCTCCTCAAATCCTGTCTGAATTCTGGAACTGTGAAAAGGGTTGTGCTCACCTCTTCCATCAGCACTCTCACTGCTAAAGACAGCAAGGGAAATGCAAGAGCTGTTGTTGATGAATCTTGTCAAACACCAGTTGATCAAGTCTTGAGTGAAAAAGCAAATGGATGG GTTTATGTACTTTCAAAGATTCTCACAGAGGAAGCAGCATTTAGATTTGCAAATGAGAATGACATTAATCTGGTATCAGTGATAACAAGTACTGTTGGAGGTCCATTTCTCACTTCCAAGGTTCCATCAAGCATTCAAGTTCTTTTGTCACCAATAACAG GTGACTCTGAATTCCATGGGATATTATCTGCTGTAAATGCAAGAATGGGTTCAATTGCTTTAGTTCATGTTGAAGATATATGCAGTGCCCACATATTTTTAATGGAGCATGCCAAAGCTGAAGGTCCTTACATATGCGCTGCCCAAAGTTATCCGATATCTGAGTTGGTTAAGTATCTAGCTCAGGCATACCCTTGCTCAAATTCAAACAG ATTTATGGAGGAGGAAATTAATGATGTAGTGCCTTCAGAGATCTCTTCAAAGAAGCTAACAGATTTGGGATTCAGTTTCAAGCATGGACTAGAAGATATTATCCATCAGACAATTACTACTTGTCTAGGTTATGGCTTTCTGCCTCCTCTTTGA